From one Micromonospora siamensis genomic stretch:
- a CDS encoding cold-shock protein, whose translation MAQGTVKWFNADKGFGFITVDGGGADVFVHFSAIQTSGYRTLEENQRVEFEIAQGQKGPQAEQVRPI comes from the coding sequence ATGGCGCAGGGAACCGTGAAGTGGTTCAACGCAGACAAGGGCTTCGGCTTCATCACCGTCGACGGCGGGGGTGCTGACGTGTTCGTCCACTTCTCGGCCATCCAGACCAGCGGCTACCGCACGCTGGAGGAGAACCAGCGGGTGGAGTTCGAGATCGCCCAGGGTCAGAAGGGTCCGCAGGCCGAGCAGGTCCGCCCCATCTGA
- a CDS encoding GNAT family N-acetyltransferase, protein MSFLVEENPAAHRFEILVDDALAGFTAYVPRGEVLVFTHTEVDERFQNMGVGAALIRGTLDQIRARGGRVVPRCPFMAAFIERHPDYADLVTVDS, encoded by the coding sequence GTGAGCTTTCTGGTCGAGGAGAACCCCGCCGCGCACCGCTTCGAGATCCTGGTCGACGACGCGCTGGCCGGCTTCACCGCGTACGTGCCGCGCGGGGAGGTGCTGGTCTTCACGCACACCGAGGTGGACGAGAGGTTCCAGAACATGGGGGTGGGCGCGGCGTTGATCCGGGGCACCCTCGACCAGATCCGGGCCCGGGGCGGCCGGGTGGTCCCCCGGTGCCCGTTCATGGCCGCCTTCATCGAACGGCACCCCGACTACGCCGACCTGGTCACCGTCGACTCCTGA
- a CDS encoding DUF1206 domain-containing protein: MSLTRNAEATASQAANSRWLELLTRAGFIGYGIVHLLFAWLAFQIAFGRSGEEGNQNGALRTLGEQPLGEFLLIAVAVGLIAMAIWQLFEAILGHRSAQGKERLVERITSVVRTIVFGWLAYTAIKVVQDASANASDRQQALSEKLMASTGGRWLVGLAGLVLAAVGIGMVIYGIKKKFLRNLKTEQMSPKALSLTRRLGMAGYAARGTVFAIAGILVVTAAVKYDPEKARGLDAALRTLRDQSYGPVLLVLMALGIAAFGVYCFVQSRYRKV, from the coding sequence ATGTCTCTCACCCGGAACGCCGAAGCCACCGCCTCGCAGGCCGCGAACAGCCGGTGGCTCGAACTGCTGACCCGCGCCGGCTTCATCGGCTACGGCATCGTGCACCTGCTCTTCGCCTGGCTGGCCTTCCAGATCGCCTTCGGCCGCTCCGGCGAGGAGGGCAACCAGAACGGCGCCCTGCGCACCCTGGGCGAACAGCCGCTCGGCGAGTTCCTCCTGATCGCCGTCGCGGTGGGGCTGATCGCGATGGCCATCTGGCAGCTGTTCGAGGCGATCCTCGGGCACCGCTCGGCGCAGGGCAAGGAGCGGCTGGTCGAGCGGATCACCTCCGTGGTCCGCACGATCGTCTTCGGCTGGCTGGCGTACACCGCCATCAAGGTCGTCCAGGACGCCAGCGCCAACGCCTCCGACCGGCAGCAGGCGCTGTCGGAGAAGCTGATGGCCTCCACCGGCGGCCGCTGGCTGGTCGGGCTCGCCGGCCTGGTGCTCGCCGCGGTGGGCATCGGCATGGTGATCTACGGGATCAAGAAGAAGTTCCTGCGCAACCTCAAGACCGAGCAGATGAGCCCGAAGGCGCTCTCGCTGACCCGCCGCCTCGGCATGGCCGGCTACGCGGCCCGGGGCACCGTCTTCGCGATCGCCGGGATCCTGGTCGTCACCGCCGCCGTGAAGTACGACCCGGAGAAGGCCCGTGGCCTGGACGCCGCGCTGCGCACCCTGCGGGACCAGTCGTACGGGCCGGTGCTGCTGGTGCTGATGGCCCTGGGCATCGCCGCCTTCGGCGTCTACTGCTTCGTGCAGTCCCGCTACCGAAAGGTCTGA
- a CDS encoding class I SAM-dependent methyltransferase produces MATIVNTHQSAAWNGYEGRHWADHQARYDAVNGGFSDVLLAAVRPGDRVLDVGCGNGQLTRLAARAGGGYAVGVDLSGPMLERARSSAAEEGLPDVEFVRADAQVHPFPPGAFDVALSRFGVMFFADPVAAFANVGRALRPGGRLAFVCLDSFRHGDLGAVLGALAGHLPPPGTDGTGAAEPLSLADPDVVRRVLTAAGFAGVECEPVEAVGTWGRDAADAGRFLAGWGPIRYQLDRVDPATAERARAALVDALRRHEHPSGVRLRGTAWLVTADRPA; encoded by the coding sequence ATGGCGACCATCGTCAACACCCACCAGTCCGCCGCCTGGAACGGCTACGAGGGGCGGCACTGGGCCGACCATCAGGCCCGCTACGACGCGGTCAACGGCGGTTTCAGCGACGTCCTGCTCGCCGCCGTGCGCCCCGGCGACCGGGTGCTGGACGTCGGCTGCGGCAACGGCCAGCTCACCCGGCTCGCCGCCCGGGCCGGCGGCGGGTACGCCGTCGGTGTGGACCTCTCGGGCCCGATGCTGGAGCGGGCCCGCTCCTCGGCCGCCGAGGAGGGCCTACCCGACGTCGAGTTCGTCCGCGCCGACGCGCAGGTGCACCCGTTCCCGCCGGGCGCGTTCGACGTCGCGCTCAGCCGCTTCGGGGTGATGTTCTTCGCCGACCCGGTGGCCGCGTTCGCCAACGTCGGCCGGGCGCTGCGCCCCGGCGGCCGGCTCGCCTTCGTCTGCCTGGACAGCTTCCGCCACGGCGACCTGGGTGCGGTGCTCGGGGCGCTCGCCGGTCATCTCCCGCCGCCGGGGACCGACGGCACCGGCGCGGCGGAGCCGCTCTCCCTGGCCGACCCCGACGTCGTCCGCCGGGTGCTCACCGCCGCCGGCTTCGCCGGCGTGGAGTGCGAACCGGTGGAGGCCGTCGGGACCTGGGGGCGCGACGCCGCGGACGCCGGCCGGTTCCTGGCCGGCTGGGGGCCGATCCGGTACCAGCTCGACCGGGTCGACCCGGCCACCGCGGAGCGCGCCCGGGCCGCCCTGGTCGACGCGCTGCGCCGCCACGAGCACCCGTCCGGGGTACGCCTGCGCGGCACCGCCTGGCTGGTCACCGCCGACCGCCCCGCCTGA
- a CDS encoding DUF3618 domain-containing protein encodes MTTGNGTGDKEALREEIRRTRVELGETMELLAAKADVKARLRESAEQAKERMREQAAQTVARVRGQAAQKAVEIRGQAAQKAVVMRGQAAQKAQVARVQAYETGSAVRRNPAPWAAVAAGALATVIVVLIVRGRRS; translated from the coding sequence ATGACGACGGGCAACGGGACCGGTGACAAGGAGGCGCTCCGCGAGGAGATCCGCCGGACCCGGGTGGAACTGGGCGAGACCATGGAGCTGCTGGCCGCGAAGGCGGACGTGAAGGCCCGGTTGCGGGAGTCCGCCGAGCAGGCCAAGGAGCGGATGCGGGAGCAGGCGGCGCAGACCGTGGCCCGGGTGCGCGGGCAGGCGGCGCAGAAGGCCGTCGAGATCCGCGGGCAGGCGGCGCAGAAGGCCGTCGTGATGCGGGGCCAGGCGGCGCAGAAGGCGCAGGTCGCGCGGGTGCAGGCGTACGAGACGGGATCCGCCGTGCGTCGCAACCCCGCGCCGTGGGCGGCGGTCGCGGCGGGTGCGCTGGCGACCGTGATCGTGGTGTTGATCGTGCGGGGGAGGCGTTCGTGA
- a CDS encoding cysteine desulfurase-like protein: MPFDIARTRAAYPALTEGFAHFDGAGGTQTAAPVIEAVAAAMRHAIGNRSAAFAPGRRSLELVAAARTAVADLLGADPAGVVLGPSATALTYTLARTLGATWRPGDEVVVSRLDHDANVRPWVQAAEAAGATVRWAEFDRDTAELPAGQYADLVGERTRLVAVTAGSNATGTVPDVAAIAKTAHAAGALVCVDGVHSVPHGPTDLEQLGADFFVTSAYKWSGPHLGAMVADPARWAQLRPEKLLPSSDAVPDRFEFGTPSFPLLAGVAAAVDHLATLDPAATGDRRARVRAGLAAAQEHEELVFARLVAGLAALPEVTVLGSPARRCPTVSFRVAGLTPAETAAELGAAGLCLSSGDYYAYEYFQAMGLRERGGAVRASVYHYNTVEETDRLLAELARLVAGRGRMAR, encoded by the coding sequence ATGCCGTTCGACATCGCCCGCACCCGGGCCGCGTACCCCGCCCTGACCGAGGGCTTCGCCCACTTCGACGGTGCCGGGGGCACCCAGACCGCCGCGCCGGTGATCGAGGCCGTCGCCGCGGCGATGCGGCACGCCATCGGCAATCGCAGCGCCGCCTTCGCCCCCGGCCGGCGGTCGCTGGAGCTGGTCGCCGCCGCCCGGACCGCGGTCGCCGACCTGCTCGGCGCGGACCCCGCCGGGGTGGTCCTCGGGCCGAGCGCCACCGCGCTCACGTACACCCTCGCCCGGACCCTCGGCGCGACCTGGCGCCCGGGCGACGAGGTGGTGGTCTCCCGGCTGGACCACGACGCCAACGTCCGGCCGTGGGTGCAGGCCGCCGAGGCGGCCGGGGCGACGGTGCGCTGGGCCGAGTTCGACCGGGACACCGCCGAGCTGCCCGCCGGCCAGTACGCCGACCTGGTGGGCGAGCGCACCCGGCTGGTGGCGGTGACCGCCGGCAGCAACGCCACCGGCACCGTGCCCGACGTCGCGGCGATCGCGAAGACGGCGCACGCGGCCGGGGCGCTGGTCTGCGTGGACGGGGTGCACTCGGTGCCGCACGGTCCCACCGACCTCGAGCAGCTCGGCGCGGACTTCTTCGTGACCAGCGCCTACAAGTGGTCCGGCCCGCACCTGGGCGCGATGGTGGCCGACCCGGCCCGCTGGGCGCAGCTGCGTCCGGAGAAGCTGCTCCCGTCCTCCGACGCGGTGCCGGACCGGTTCGAGTTCGGCACTCCCAGCTTCCCGCTGCTGGCCGGGGTGGCCGCCGCGGTGGACCACCTGGCCACCCTGGACCCGGCGGCGACGGGTGACCGGCGGGCCCGGGTCCGGGCCGGGCTGGCCGCCGCGCAGGAGCACGAGGAGCTGGTCTTCGCGCGGCTGGTCGCCGGCCTGGCGGCGCTGCCCGAGGTGACCGTGCTCGGTTCGCCGGCGCGGCGCTGCCCGACGGTCTCCTTCCGGGTGGCCGGGCTGACCCCGGCCGAGACCGCGGCCGAGCTGGGCGCCGCCGGGCTCTGCCTCTCCTCCGGCGACTACTACGCCTACGAGTACTTCCAGGCGATGGGGCTGCGGGAGCGCGGCGGGGCGGTCCGGGCCAGCGTCTACCACTACAACACCGTCGAGGAGACCGACCGGTTGCTGGCCGAACTGGCGAGGCTGGTCGCCGGCCGGGGCAGAATGGCCCGGTGA
- a CDS encoding RecQ family ATP-dependent DNA helicase — MKLSTHSTTLRRAAKSLFGWTELRPNQLAAMRAVMKRRDALVVLPTGAGKSAIYQIPASLIPGPTVVISPLLALQQDQIAALNERQRPELRAVRISSDESAAQQAQAIVEIREGRAEFLFITPEALSNPDRMAEVRELKPALVAIDEAHCISAWGHDFRPDYLALGHLIDGLGRPPVVALTATASPPVRDDIIARLHLRDAEVVVSGLDRPNLFLEVAYCPTDDYRWRRLTALLRDDERPGIIYVPTRRAAEELAQRLTDAGFPSKFFHGGMPTAARNELHEAFLADQVPIMVATSAFGMGIDKPNIAWVVHMALPDSPDSYFQEIGRAGRDGQPARVLLLWRAEDVGLQRFFSGGLPNENELRELAALVRKKPVTKKELRERSGLGPRKLGQFLSLLEQIGAVELRAKQKLGAPRYAPKPAEAAAAALAEAERQQTVTRSRTDMMRAFAETTGCRGQALLAYFGEQMSEVCGHCDNCHAGTSVADTGAVGPFPVHSQVRHPEWGPGLVLNYEDDKMTVLFDEVGYKTLSVRVVSEQGLLTLD, encoded by the coding sequence ATGAAACTGTCCACGCACTCGACGACGTTGCGCCGTGCCGCGAAGAGCCTCTTCGGCTGGACCGAGCTGCGGCCCAACCAGCTCGCCGCCATGCGCGCGGTGATGAAGCGACGCGACGCGCTGGTGGTCCTCCCCACCGGCGCCGGCAAGTCGGCGATCTACCAGATCCCGGCGAGCCTGATCCCCGGACCCACGGTGGTCATCTCCCCCCTGCTGGCCCTGCAACAGGACCAGATCGCCGCGCTCAACGAACGGCAACGCCCCGAGCTGCGGGCCGTGCGGATCAGCTCCGACGAGAGCGCCGCCCAGCAGGCGCAGGCGATCGTCGAGATCCGCGAGGGCCGGGCCGAGTTCCTCTTCATCACCCCGGAGGCGTTGAGCAATCCGGACCGGATGGCGGAGGTGCGCGAGCTGAAGCCGGCCCTGGTGGCGATCGACGAGGCGCACTGCATCTCCGCCTGGGGACACGACTTCCGCCCGGACTACCTGGCGCTCGGGCACCTCATCGACGGCCTCGGCCGGCCGCCGGTGGTGGCGCTGACCGCCACCGCCTCCCCGCCGGTACGCGACGACATCATCGCCCGGCTGCACCTGCGCGACGCCGAGGTGGTGGTCTCCGGGCTGGACCGCCCCAACCTCTTCCTCGAGGTGGCGTACTGCCCCACCGACGACTACCGCTGGCGGCGGCTGACCGCCCTGCTCCGCGACGACGAGCGGCCCGGCATCATCTACGTGCCCACCCGGCGGGCCGCCGAGGAGTTGGCGCAGCGCCTGACCGACGCCGGCTTCCCGTCGAAGTTCTTCCACGGCGGCATGCCGACCGCCGCCCGCAACGAGCTGCACGAGGCGTTCCTCGCCGACCAGGTCCCGATCATGGTGGCCACGTCGGCGTTCGGCATGGGCATCGACAAGCCGAACATCGCCTGGGTGGTGCACATGGCCCTGCCCGACTCCCCGGACAGCTACTTCCAGGAGATCGGCCGGGCCGGGCGGGACGGCCAGCCGGCCCGGGTGCTGCTGCTCTGGCGGGCCGAGGACGTGGGCCTGCAGCGCTTCTTCAGCGGCGGCCTGCCCAACGAGAACGAACTCCGCGAGCTGGCCGCGCTGGTCCGCAAGAAGCCGGTGACCAAGAAGGAGCTGCGCGAACGGAGCGGTCTCGGGCCGCGCAAGCTCGGCCAGTTCCTGTCCCTGCTGGAACAGATCGGCGCCGTCGAGCTTCGGGCCAAGCAGAAGCTGGGTGCCCCCCGGTACGCCCCGAAGCCGGCGGAGGCCGCCGCGGCGGCACTGGCCGAGGCCGAGCGCCAGCAGACCGTCACCCGGTCGCGGACCGACATGATGCGCGCCTTCGCCGAGACCACCGGCTGCCGCGGCCAGGCCCTGCTGGCCTACTTCGGCGAGCAGATGAGCGAGGTCTGCGGGCACTGCGACAACTGCCACGCCGGCACCAGCGTCGCCGACACCGGCGCGGTAGGGCCGTTCCCCGTGCACAGCCAGGTCCGGCACCCCGAGTGGGGGCCCGGGCTGGTGCTGAACTACGAGGACGACAAGATGACCGTGCTCTTCGACGAGGTGGGATACAAGACCCTGTCCGTACGCGTGGTGTCCGAACAGGGCCTGCTGACGCTGGACTAG
- a CDS encoding mechanosensitive ion channel family protein, with translation MQSYLTTIAAALGAAAIALVVVEVIHRVVRRLGRRSLLMTELTDHAHRSFQVAATVLAVQLAVRYTTTYAVGTPWRKLVLHTLVLAVVAAVAWLVASLLVVVEDTALARFRTDVPNNRHARRVRTQVVLLRRLTIAVIVVLAVGVMLMTFPAVRGIGAGVLTSAGVFGVVAALAAQSLLGNVFAGLQLAFSDAVRLDDVVVVEGEWGRIEELTLSYVVVQIWDDRRLILPTSYFTSTPFQNWTRTEAAVLGTAEFDLDWSIPVQAMREELRRLVESTELWDGRVCVLQVTDATGGMIKVRALVSAADAGSLWDLRCLVREHLAAWVRDHRPTALPRLRTELGDASGALPWQWVQPRRPVRRLAEPEMPDDARVFGGSDDGDARSEAFVGPEETADGRR, from the coding sequence GTGCAGAGCTACCTGACGACGATCGCCGCCGCGCTGGGCGCGGCGGCGATCGCCCTCGTGGTGGTGGAGGTGATCCACCGGGTGGTGCGCCGGCTCGGCCGCCGCTCGCTGCTGATGACCGAGCTGACCGATCACGCCCACCGCTCGTTCCAGGTTGCCGCGACGGTGTTGGCCGTCCAGCTCGCGGTGCGTTACACCACGACGTACGCGGTGGGGACCCCGTGGCGGAAGCTGGTGCTGCACACCCTGGTGCTGGCCGTGGTCGCCGCCGTCGCCTGGCTGGTGGCCTCGCTGCTGGTGGTGGTCGAGGACACCGCGCTGGCCCGGTTCCGTACGGACGTGCCGAACAACCGGCACGCCCGTCGGGTGCGCACCCAGGTGGTGCTGCTGCGGCGGCTGACGATCGCGGTGATCGTGGTGCTGGCGGTGGGCGTGATGCTGATGACGTTCCCCGCCGTCCGCGGCATCGGCGCCGGCGTGCTGACCAGCGCCGGTGTCTTCGGTGTGGTCGCCGCGCTGGCCGCGCAGAGCCTGCTCGGCAACGTCTTCGCCGGCCTCCAGCTCGCCTTCAGCGACGCGGTACGCCTCGACGACGTGGTGGTGGTCGAGGGGGAGTGGGGCCGGATCGAGGAGCTGACCCTCAGCTACGTGGTGGTCCAGATCTGGGACGACCGGCGGCTGATCCTGCCCACCTCGTACTTCACCAGCACCCCGTTCCAGAACTGGACCCGCACCGAGGCGGCGGTGCTCGGCACCGCCGAGTTCGACCTCGACTGGTCCATCCCGGTCCAGGCGATGCGCGAGGAGCTGCGCCGGCTGGTGGAGAGCACCGAGCTCTGGGACGGCCGGGTCTGCGTACTCCAGGTCACCGACGCCACCGGCGGCATGATCAAGGTGCGGGCGCTGGTCAGCGCGGCCGACGCCGGCAGCCTGTGGGACCTGCGCTGCCTGGTCCGCGAGCACCTGGCCGCCTGGGTACGCGACCACCGGCCGACCGCCCTGCCGCGGCTGCGCACCGAGCTGGGCGACGCCTCCGGGGCGCTGCCCTGGCAGTGGGTGCAGCCCCGCCGGCCGGTCCGTCGGCTCGCCGAGCCGGAGATGCCCGACGACGCGCGGGTCTTCGGCGGCAGCGACGACGGCGACGCCCGCAGCGAGGCCTTCGTCGGCCCCGAGGAGACCGCCGACGGGCGCCGCTGA
- a CDS encoding TIGR03557 family F420-dependent LLM class oxidoreductase, with translation MRIGYFLSSEEYTPAELLEQARGAERAGFEALWISDHYHPWVDAQGQSPFVWSTIGALSQVCSLPVTTAVTCPTVRIHPAVLAQAAATSAVLHEGRFVLGVGSGEALNEHILGDAWPQTDVRLEMLEEAVEVMRELWAGGFVNHHGRHYTVEHARIYTLPETPPKVYVSGFGPKAIDLAARIGDGYVSTMPDADMVRRFRDGGGGDKPCQAGFKAAYADSEEAGMRIAYEKWPNAGVPGELSQVLPSPRHFEQAAQLVRPEMMKESFVCGNSADAHLEMIDRYAKAGFDEVYVANTGPNWQGLFDLYQRDVLPRLR, from the coding sequence ATGAGGATCGGATACTTCCTGTCCAGCGAGGAGTACACCCCGGCGGAGCTGCTGGAGCAGGCGCGCGGCGCCGAGCGGGCCGGCTTCGAGGCACTGTGGATCTCCGACCACTACCACCCGTGGGTCGACGCCCAGGGCCAGAGCCCCTTCGTCTGGTCCACCATCGGGGCGCTCAGCCAGGTCTGCTCGCTCCCGGTGACCACCGCGGTGACCTGCCCGACCGTCCGCATCCATCCGGCGGTGCTGGCCCAGGCGGCGGCCACCAGCGCCGTCCTGCACGAGGGTCGGTTCGTGCTCGGCGTCGGCTCCGGCGAGGCGCTCAACGAGCACATCCTCGGCGACGCCTGGCCACAGACCGACGTCCGGCTGGAGATGCTGGAGGAGGCCGTCGAGGTGATGCGCGAGCTGTGGGCGGGCGGGTTCGTCAACCACCACGGCCGGCACTACACCGTCGAGCACGCCCGGATCTACACGCTGCCGGAGACACCGCCGAAGGTCTACGTCTCCGGCTTCGGCCCCAAGGCGATCGACCTGGCCGCCCGGATCGGCGACGGTTACGTCAGCACCATGCCCGACGCCGACATGGTGCGCCGGTTCCGCGACGGCGGCGGCGGGGACAAGCCGTGCCAGGCCGGCTTCAAGGCCGCGTACGCCGACAGCGAGGAGGCCGGCATGCGGATCGCGTACGAGAAGTGGCCGAACGCCGGGGTGCCCGGTGAGCTGTCCCAGGTGCTCCCCTCGCCGCGTCACTTCGAGCAGGCCGCCCAGCTGGTCCGGCCGGAGATGATGAAGGAGTCGTTCGTCTGCGGCAACAGCGCCGACGCGCACCTGGAGATGATCGACAGGTACGCCAAGGCCGGCTTCGACGAGGTCTACGTCGCCAACACCGGCCCGAACTGGCAGGGGCTGTTCGACCTCTACCAGCGGGACGTCCTCCCGCGCCTGCGCTGA
- a CDS encoding TetR/AcrR family transcriptional regulator yields MSPRRAAALRDGGQNLREHLIAAAGRLVATRGTAGLTVRDIAREAGVADGVLYNHFADKEELVAYALHAHVRAVGAGQAGEPPRPGERTVGANLRAYLERALAVHAAILPAFTGVVGQPKVLARLAELPNPMGGGDGLRAEFAGYLRAEQRLGRVRAQARPEAVATLLVGVCHDLVLGRLLDPSGPAVPEPAPDLVSDVVETLLHGLAPPGAG; encoded by the coding sequence ATGTCACCGAGGAGAGCCGCCGCCCTGCGCGACGGGGGGCAGAACCTGCGCGAGCACCTGATCGCCGCCGCCGGCCGGCTCGTCGCGACCCGCGGCACGGCGGGGCTGACCGTACGGGACATCGCCCGGGAGGCCGGCGTCGCCGACGGGGTGCTCTACAACCACTTCGCCGACAAGGAGGAGCTGGTCGCGTACGCGCTGCACGCGCACGTGCGGGCGGTCGGGGCCGGGCAGGCCGGGGAACCGCCCCGGCCGGGGGAACGGACGGTCGGGGCGAACCTGCGGGCGTACCTGGAACGGGCCCTGGCCGTCCACGCGGCGATCCTGCCGGCGTTCACCGGGGTGGTCGGCCAGCCCAAGGTTCTGGCCCGGCTCGCCGAACTGCCGAACCCGATGGGCGGCGGGGACGGGTTGCGCGCGGAGTTCGCCGGCTACCTGCGCGCCGAGCAGCGGCTCGGTCGGGTCCGCGCGCAGGCCCGGCCGGAGGCTGTCGCCACCCTGCTCGTCGGCGTCTGCCACGACCTGGTCCTCGGCCGGTTGCTCGACCCGTCCGGCCCGGCCGTGCCCGAGCCCGCCCCGGACCTGGTGTCCGACGTGGTCGAGACCCTGCTGCACGGCCTCGCCCCGCCCGGTGCCGGCTGA
- a CDS encoding glycoside hydrolase family 3 protein: MSFPERELTRLAAAVLQPGFVGTTPPPWIRRWLADGLGAVVLFARNVAGPEQLAGLTAALRAERPDVVVAIDEEAGDVTRIESTRGSSRPGNLALGAVDDPALTEAVARDLGLELAAAGVTLNYAPDADVNSNPGNPVIGVRSFGADPDLVARHTAAWVRGLQTGGVAACAKHFPGHGDTRVDSHHDLPVIGASGAALRAGELVPFRAAVAAGVQAVMTGHLLVPALDPTLPATLSPYILGGLLREELGFHGVVVTDAIEMRAVADRYGLAGAAVRALAAGADAVCVGGEHADEETATRLRDAIVAAVRGGELPEERLAEAAKRVGELAAWTVAARARTTGAARPGATVGLAAARRAVRVTGTPAGAGLLPLTRPPHVVEFAPPRNIAIGPETPWGVAAPLAALLPGTTTARYDRDATPTDPTAEAVGRPLVLVVRDLHRHDWMRTAVTRALAARPDAVVVELGVPELVTGAVHLATHGATRACARAAAERLTAG, encoded by the coding sequence GTGAGCTTCCCGGAACGCGAGCTGACCCGGCTGGCCGCGGCCGTCCTGCAACCCGGCTTCGTCGGCACCACCCCACCGCCCTGGATCCGCCGCTGGCTGGCCGACGGGCTCGGCGCGGTGGTCCTGTTCGCCCGCAACGTGGCCGGCCCCGAGCAGCTCGCCGGCCTGACCGCGGCGCTGCGCGCCGAGCGCCCCGACGTCGTCGTGGCGATCGACGAGGAGGCCGGCGACGTCACCCGGATCGAGTCGACCCGGGGCAGCTCCCGCCCCGGCAACCTGGCCCTCGGCGCGGTGGACGATCCGGCGCTGACCGAGGCGGTGGCCCGCGACCTCGGCCTGGAGCTGGCCGCGGCCGGCGTCACCCTCAACTACGCCCCGGACGCCGACGTCAACTCCAACCCCGGCAACCCGGTGATCGGGGTGCGTTCCTTCGGCGCCGACCCCGACCTGGTCGCCCGGCACACCGCCGCCTGGGTACGCGGCCTCCAGACCGGCGGGGTGGCGGCCTGCGCCAAGCACTTCCCCGGCCACGGCGACACCAGGGTCGACTCGCACCACGACCTGCCGGTGATCGGCGCCTCCGGCGCGGCGCTGCGCGCCGGTGAGCTGGTCCCGTTCCGGGCCGCCGTGGCGGCCGGGGTGCAGGCCGTGATGACCGGCCACCTGCTGGTGCCCGCGCTCGACCCGACGCTGCCGGCGACGCTGAGCCCGTACATCCTCGGTGGCCTGCTCCGCGAGGAGCTCGGCTTCCACGGCGTGGTGGTGACCGACGCGATCGAGATGCGCGCGGTGGCCGACCGGTACGGCCTGGCCGGTGCCGCGGTCCGGGCCCTCGCCGCCGGGGCCGACGCGGTCTGCGTGGGCGGGGAACACGCCGACGAGGAGACCGCCACCCGGCTGCGGGACGCGATCGTGGCCGCCGTGCGCGGCGGCGAACTGCCCGAGGAGCGGCTGGCGGAGGCCGCCAAGCGGGTCGGCGAGCTGGCCGCGTGGACGGTGGCCGCCCGCGCCCGGACGACCGGCGCGGCCCGGCCCGGGGCGACGGTCGGGCTGGCCGCGGCGCGGCGGGCCGTGCGGGTGACCGGGACACCGGCCGGGGCGGGCCTGCTGCCGCTCACCCGGCCGCCGCACGTGGTCGAGTTCGCCCCGCCCCGCAACATCGCCATCGGCCCGGAGACCCCGTGGGGGGTGGCCGCCCCGCTCGCCGCGCTGCTGCCCGGCACCACCACCGCCCGGTACGACCGCGACGCGACGCCCACCGACCCGACCGCCGAAGCGGTCGGCCGGCCGCTGGTGCTGGTGGTGCGGGACCTGCACCGGCACGACTGGATGCGGACCGCCGTGACCCGGGCGCTGGCCGCCCGCCCCGACGCGGTGGTGGTCGAGCTGGGCGTGCCCGAGCTGGTCACCGGCGCGGTCCACCTGGCCACCCACGGCGCCACCCGGGCCTGCGCCCGGGCCGCCGCGGAACGGCTCACCGCCGGTTGA
- a CDS encoding DUF4235 domain-containing protein: MSKGIGKAAYKPVGVLLGIAAGTVAGAIFRKVWTITAGDGEAPSATDEDRRWGEILAAAALQGAIFAVVRAAVDRGGAVGVRRLTGRWPD, translated from the coding sequence GTGAGCAAGGGCATCGGCAAGGCCGCGTACAAGCCGGTCGGGGTGCTGCTCGGCATCGCCGCGGGCACCGTCGCCGGGGCGATCTTCCGTAAGGTCTGGACGATCACCGCCGGTGACGGCGAGGCGCCCAGCGCGACCGACGAGGACCGCCGCTGGGGCGAGATCCTGGCCGCCGCGGCGCTGCAGGGCGCCATCTTCGCGGTGGTCCGGGCGGCCGTCGACCGTGGCGGCGCGGTCGGGGTACGCCGGCTGACCGGCCGCTGGCCCGACTGA
- a CDS encoding phage holin family protein yields the protein MADVASRSTSRTGSEPSTAELVQRATEQVSRLVRDELALARAELTEKGKHAGIGIGLFGGGGVMALYGAGALVATVILLLALVMPAWLAALIVAVVLFVLAGILALIGKKQVSRAVPPVPEATVRSLRADVDTVTAAVKDGRRA from the coding sequence ATGGCTGACGTCGCGAGTCGCAGCACGTCCCGGACCGGAAGCGAGCCGTCCACCGCCGAGTTGGTGCAGCGGGCCACCGAGCAGGTCTCCCGCCTGGTGCGGGACGAGTTGGCGCTGGCCCGGGCGGAGTTGACCGAGAAGGGCAAGCACGCCGGGATCGGGATCGGACTCTTCGGCGGTGGCGGGGTGATGGCCCTGTACGGCGCCGGCGCCCTGGTCGCCACCGTGATCCTGCTGTTGGCGCTGGTGATGCCCGCGTGGCTGGCCGCCCTGATCGTGGCGGTGGTGCTCTTCGTGCTCGCCGGGATCCTCGCCCTGATCGGCAAGAAGCAGGTCAGCCGTGCCGTCCCGCCGGTGCCGGAGGCGACGGTCCGCAGCCTTCGGGCGGACGTGGACACCGTCACCGCCGCGGTGAAGGACGGGAGGCGGGCATGA